One segment of Radiobacillus kanasensis DNA contains the following:
- a CDS encoding homoserine dehydrogenase has protein sequence MTMKIAFIGFGGVGQALAELLHTRRQHLLETYGLDTQVVAVSDVMKGAVYHPEGLDIPTLLREVRENGSVTEYPDHTGLIKGWDSIQTIEQSNADMIVEVTFTDVETGQPAIDHCKCAFTNKKSVVTTNKGPVALAYRELAQLAEENQVYWGFEGTVMSGTPALRMPLASLAGNEITEIRGILNGTTNYMLTEMEKGSAYQDALEKAQSLGYAEADPTSDVEGYDVRYKTAILANYVMGYPLASRDIPCKGISGLTQDDIKEAKASNKRWKLLARVKKEGDQVTASVQPELIDQDDSLAGITGPTNAIVYDCDMAGEIMLTGAGAGLIETGYSLLIDIIDFHRTKTPIVAHEEDA, from the coding sequence ATGACAATGAAAATTGCGTTTATAGGTTTCGGGGGAGTTGGTCAGGCGCTAGCAGAACTCCTCCATACACGGAGACAGCATCTATTAGAAACGTATGGATTAGACACACAGGTTGTAGCCGTTTCTGATGTAATGAAAGGAGCTGTGTACCATCCAGAAGGGTTAGATATACCAACACTATTAAGAGAGGTTAGGGAAAACGGGTCCGTAACGGAATATCCAGACCACACTGGTTTGATTAAGGGTTGGGATAGTATTCAGACCATAGAACAATCGAATGCAGATATGATTGTCGAAGTTACCTTCACCGATGTAGAAACGGGGCAACCTGCCATTGATCATTGCAAATGTGCGTTTACGAATAAAAAGAGTGTCGTAACAACAAACAAAGGCCCCGTCGCACTAGCTTACCGTGAATTGGCTCAATTAGCTGAGGAAAATCAAGTCTACTGGGGATTTGAAGGAACGGTAATGAGTGGTACCCCTGCATTAAGAATGCCACTCGCAAGCTTAGCAGGGAATGAAATAACCGAAATACGCGGGATTTTAAACGGAACGACTAATTATATGCTGACGGAGATGGAAAAAGGAAGCGCCTATCAAGATGCTTTGGAAAAAGCTCAAAGCTTAGGCTATGCAGAAGCAGATCCTACTAGTGACGTAGAGGGATATGATGTTCGTTATAAGACAGCCATCCTCGCAAACTACGTCATGGGTTATCCTTTAGCTTCGCGTGATATTCCTTGTAAAGGAATATCGGGATTAACCCAAGACGACATAAAGGAAGCGAAAGCATCAAATAAAAGATGGAAGCTCCTAGCACGGGTGAAAAAAGAAGGGGACCAAGTAACAGCTAGTGTTCAACCAGAACTTATCGATCAGGATGATTCTTTAGCAGGAATAACAGGTCCGACGAACGCTATTGTGTATGACTGTGATATGGCTGGAGAAATTATGTTAACAGGAGCGGGAGCAG